A genomic region of Nymphaea colorata isolate Beijing-Zhang1983 chromosome 2, ASM883128v2, whole genome shotgun sequence contains the following coding sequences:
- the LOC116247230 gene encoding receptor kinase-like protein Xa21, giving the protein MQQNNFDNSNLIGSGSFGSVYKGILSDGTTIAVKVLNLLFEGALNSFSIECEVVSKVGHQNLLRIISSCTNEEFKALVLQYMPRGSLENCLYASAESLNLLQRLDIMIDVACAIEYLHHDFFEPILHCDLKPSNVLLGGDMIAYVADFGIAKILVRSKSSTLTETLGTTGYIAPGTLLSPLMEHQRFLLDNLSHDQLPCNLEMKSSTSVKTVPLMCSTVKTTDFVILLSNARGIDWSEFGLSGKVSTKADVYSYGVLLLETFTRRKPTDAMFAGDFSLIQWVADALPDAVVGVVDGRLLYGYGSSSYNGQQEAIRSNTRIELLVSILQVGLLCSRESPTERTNMREVVADLKKIRANLSVLETSNMARNRSF; this is encoded by the exons ATGCAACAAAACAACTTTGACAATTCAAACTTAATCGGGAGTGGAAGTTTCGGCTCTGTTTACAAAGGGATCCTTTCTGATGGGACAACTATTGCAGTGAAAGTGCTAAACCTGCTGTTCGAGGGGGCATTGAACAGCTTCAGCATAGAATGTGAGGTCGTGAGCAAAGTTGGACatcaaaatcttttgagaaTTATCTCTTCTTGCACCAATGAAGAGTTCAAAGCTTTGGTTCTTCAGTACATGCCACGAGGGAGTTTAGAGAATTGCTTATATGCGAGTGCAGAGAGCCTGAATCTtctccaaagattggatatcatgattgacgTAGCATGTGCCATAGAATACCTTCACCACGACTTTTTTGAGCCGATACTTCACTGCGACTTGAAGCCAAGCAACGTGCTTTTAGGTGGCGACATGATTGCGTATGTTGCTGATTTTGGTATTGCAAAGATTTTAGTCAGAAGCAAGTCGTCCACTCTTACAGAAACACTTGGCACAACAGGATACATTGCTCCAGGTACTCTGCTTTCTCCACT GATGGAACATCAACGATTCCTGCTCGATAATTTGTCTCATGATCAATTGCCATGCAATTTGGAAATGAAATCTTCAACATCAGTTAAAACTGTGCCACTTATGTGTTCCACTGTTAAGACAACTGACTTTGTAATCTTGCTTTCTAATGCACGTGGGATTGACTGGTCAGAATTTGGGTTGAGCGGAAAGGTATCAACTAAAGCTGATGTTTATAGCTATGGAGTTCTCCTCCTGGAGACGTTCACAAGAAGAAAACCTACAGATGCAATGTTTGCGGGTGATTTTAGCTTGATACAGTGGGTAGCTGATGCACTTCCTGATGCAGTTGTAGGGGTTGTTGATGGACGCCTTCTGTATGGGTATGGTAGCAGCAGCTACAATGGGCAGCAAGAAGCCATAAGATCAAACACCAGGATTGAGCTTCTCGTATCGATCTTGCAAGTTGGTTTGTTATGTTCAAGGGAGTCTCCAACAGAGAGAACCAACATGAGAGAAGTGGTAGCAGACCTAAAGAAGATTAGAGCAAACTTGAGCGTCTTAGAAACCAGTAACATGGCAAGAAACAGATCTTTCTGA